A genomic region of Oryza glaberrima chromosome 1, OglaRS2, whole genome shotgun sequence contains the following coding sequences:
- the LOC127760449 gene encoding uncharacterized protein LOC127760449 has product MLRIEQQQLDKEEFQEADILWPDAAQDLDFPQMYYSLVDADEDDDEHLSVKQHGNRQKASSPIDIPARKVSSAGAKGARAPAGFSKFGQTLAGAGGGSFFVGSHVFVPPHVIVDHRRAKREKAMMMLVVPKGRARKMVMCE; this is encoded by the coding sequence ATGCTACGCattgagcagcagcagctggacaAAGAGGAATTCCAAGAGGCAGATATCCTATGGCCAGATGCAGCACAAGACCTGGATTTTCCCCAGATGTACTACTCTctcgtcgacgccgacgaggacgacgacgagcacctCTCCGTGAAGCAGCATGGCAACCGGCAGAAAGCTTCTTCCCCTATCGACATCCCCGCCCGGAAGGTCAGCTCTGCCGGTGCGAAAGGCGCGAGAGCACCGGCGGGATTCAGCAAATTCGGCCAgaccctcgccggcgccggtggcggaaGCTTCTTCGTTGGCAGTCATGTCTTCGTGCCGCCGCATGTCATCGTTGATCACCGGAGGGCCAAGAGAGAGAAGGCGATGATGATGCTCGTCGTGCCGAAGGGGAGGGCGAGGAAGATGGTGATGTGTGAGTAG
- the LOC127760065 gene encoding uncharacterized protein LOC127760065 has translation MAASQRSVAVSAKCAAASWAEERRPFTDPIEIPAPSGAATARREDTEYGEGDYGGSGSGCGGEVVPPHVLLARRRAAFSMCSGQGRTLKGRDLRRVRDSVLRMTGFIES, from the coding sequence ATGGCGGCGTCGCAGCGGAGCGTGGCCGTGTCGGCGAAatgcgccgccgcgtcgtgggCGGAGGAGCGGCGTCCGTTCACGGACCCGATCGAGATCCCGGCGCCCtcgggcgcggcgacggcgaggcgggaggACACGGAGTACGGGGAGGGTGActacggcggcagcggcagcggctgcggcggcgaggtggtgccgCCGCACGTGCTGCTGGCGCGGCGCAGGGCGGCGTTCTCGATGTGCTCGGGGCAGGGGCGGACGCTCAAGGGCCGGGACCTCCGCCGCGTGCGCGACTCCGTCCTCCGCATGACCGGCTTCATCGAGAGCTAG
- the LOC127760131 gene encoding subtilisin-like protease SBT5.6, with product MGGSMATSSLLFLLVLSSFSTASAAFTKPRQVYVVYLGEHAGAKVEEEILAGHHGLLLSVKGSEEEARASLLYSYKHSLNGFAALLSEEEATALSARTEVVSAFPSNGRWSPHTTRSWEFVGLEEGVRGPDDTGRLPPGDKAGGEDVIVGVLDSGIWPESRSFGDEGLGPMPARWKGVCQGGDSFSPSSCNRKIIGARYYVKAYEARYGAVNTTNAYRSPRDHDGHGTHTASTVAGRTVPGVAALGGFAPGTASGGAPLARVAVYKVCWPIPGPNPNIENTCFEADMLAAIDDAVGDGVDVMSVSIGSTGKPLPFAEDGIAVGALHAAMRGVVLVCSGGNSGPKPATVSNLAPWMLTVAASSIDRAFISPIKLGNGMVIMGQTVTPYQLPGNKPYPLVYAADAVVPGTPANVSNQCLPKSLAPEKVRGKIVVCLRGTGLRVEKGLEVKQAGGAAIILGNPPAFGGEVPVDAHVLPGTAVSSVDVNAIIRYINSSSSPTAVLDPSRTVVDVKPSPVMAQFSSRGPNVNEPNILKPDVTAPGLNILAAWSEASSPTKLDGDNRVVKYNIMSGTSMSCPHVSATAVLLKSAHPGWSSAAIRSAIMTTATTSNAEGGPMMDADGTVAGPMDYGSGHIRPKHALDPGLVYDASYQDYLLFACASGGAQLDHSLPCPATPPPPYQLNHPSLAIHGLNGSVTVQRTVTNVGQGSARYSVAVVEPMGVSVKVSPRSLSFARTGEKKSFRIKIEATKGRGGWRVNGQFVAGSYTWSDGVHVVRSPLVVLVA from the exons ATGGGAGGGTCAATGGCCACGTCGAGCCTTCTGTTCCTCCTTGTTCTCTCTTCCTTCTCCACAGCCTCAGCTGCCTTCACCAAGCCACGCCAG GTGTACGTGGTGTACCTGGGCGAGCATGCCGGAGCGAAGGTAGAGGAAGAAATCCTCGCCGGTCACCATGGCCTCCTGCTCTCCGTCAAGGGCAG TGAGGAGGAGGCACGGGCGTCGCTGTTGTACAGCTACAAGCACAGCCTGAATGGCTTCGCGGCCCTTCTCTCCGAGGAAGAGGCCACAGCGCTGTCAG CGAGGACAGAGGTGGTGTCTGCCTTTCCGAGTAACGGGAGATGGAGCCCGCACACCACGAGGTCTTGGGAGTTTGTGGGGTTGGAGGAAGGGGTGCGAGGTCCGGACGACACCGGCCGGCTGCCGCCCGGCGAcaaagccggcggcgaggatgtcATCGTGGGCGTGTTGGACTCCG ggaTTTGGCCGGAGTCGAGGAGCTTCGGCGACGAAGGTTTAGGACCAATGCCGGCTCGGTGGAAAGGGGTGTGCCAAGGAGGGGAttccttctctccctcttcctgcAACAG GAAGATCATCGGTGCGAGGTACTACGTCAAGGCGTACGAGGCCAGGTACGGCGCGGTGAACACCACGAACGCGTACCGCTCGCCGCGCGACCACGACGGCCACGGCACGCACACCGCGTCCACCGTCGCGGGGCGCACGGTGCccggcgtggcggcgctcggcgggTTCGCGCCGGGCACGGCCTCGGGCGGGGCGCCGCTGGCCCGCGTGGCCGTCTACAAGGTGTGCTGGCCCATCCCGGGGCCCAACCCCAACATCGAGAACACCTGCTTTGAGGCCGACATgctcgccgccatcgacgacgcggtcggcgacggcgtcgacgtgaTGAGCGTCTCCATCGGGTCCACGGGGAAGCCGCTGCCGTTCGCGGAGGACGGCATCGCGGTGGGCGCGCTGCACGCCGCGATGCGCGGCGTGGTGCTCGTGTGCAGCGGCGGGAACTCCGGCCCCAAGCCGGCCACCGTGTCGAACCTCGCCCCGTGGATGCTCACGGTCGCCGCGAGCAGCATCGACCGCGCGTTCATCTCGCCGATCAAGCTCGGCAACGGCATGGTGATCATG GGTCAAACTGTGACGCCGTACCAGCTACCAGGCAACAAGCCGTATCCGTTGGTTTATGCAGCAGACGCCGTTGTCCCCGGCACTCCCGCTAACGTTTCCAA CCAATGCCTGCCGAAATCGCTGGCGCCGGAGAAGGTGCGGGGCAAGATCGTCGTGTGCTTGAGGGGTACTGGCTTGAGGGTGGAGAAGGGCCTGGAGGTGAagcaggcgggcggcgcggccatTATCCTCGGCAACCCGCCGGCGTTCGGAGGCGAGGTCCCCGTCGACGCGCATGTGCTCCCGGGCACCGCAGTCTCCTCGGTCGACGTTAACGCCATCATCCGCTACATCAACTCCAGCTCGAGCCCGACAGCGGTGCTGGATCCCTCGAGGACCGTCGTGGACGTCaagccgtcgccggtgatggcGCAGTTCTCGTCGCGCGGCCCCAACGTGAATGAGCCCAACATTCTCAAG CCTGACGTTACGGCCCCGGGGCTGAACATCCTGGCGGCGTGGAGCGAGGCATCGTCGCCGACGAAGCTCGACGGCGACAACCGCGTCGTCAAGTACAACATCATGTCGGGGACATCCATGTCGTGCCCGCAcgtctccgccaccgccgtcctcctcaAGTCCGCCCACCCGGGCTGGAGCTCCGCCGCGATCCGATCGGCCATCATGACCACCG CCACAACGAGCAACGCGGAGGGCGGCCCAATGATGGATGCGGACGGGACGGTCGCGGGGCCCATGGACTACGGCTCGGGCCACATCAGGCCCAAGCACGCGCTGGACCCGGGCCTCGTCTACGACGCGTCGTACCAGGACTACCTCCTCTTCGCGtgcgccagcggcggcgcgcagctCGACCACTCCCTCCCCTGCCcggcgaccccgccgccgccgtaccagCTCAACCACCCGTCCCTGGCCATCCACGGCCTCAACGGCTCCGTCACCGTGCAGCGGACGGTGACCAACGTCGGCCAGGGCAGCGCCCGCTACAGCGTCGCCGTGGTCGAGCCGATGGGGGTCTCGGTGAAGGTGTCTCCGAGGAGCCTCAGCTTCGCGCGCACCGGCGAGAAGAAGTCGTTCAGGATAAAGATCGAGGCCACCAAAGGGAGAGGCGGTTGGCGTGTAAACGGGCAGTTCGTGGCGGGATCGTATACGTGGAGCGACGGTGTCCATGTTGTGAGGAGCCCTCTTGTCGTTCTTGTCGCGTGA
- the LOC127760555 gene encoding uncharacterized protein LOC127760555: MALAGAPRRRRATRSRLPPTLLLIVLLLLGGAPRASALRVPLREVATLLNLSRSLLNRVAAARAARGDDFAASRARRIASHLSLFSSRGAWALSWDYLRHYAFSSAAGCGLSCATAAARLLAAAAEVSRLHSDTDAAQWLRRNYGDVRDAAAQLLNGLLVAFSEQGPLREVVMDVKWEVEEGELLKDCLKVGAKDLEGLLVIAKDLLFGATRTSSRHNEL, translated from the exons ATGGCCCTAGCCGgagcccctcgccgccggcgagctacACGTTCGCGTCTCCCCCCCactctcctcctcatcgtcctcctcctcctcggcggggCTCCTCGTGCTTCCGCGCTCCGCGTCCCGCTTCGCGAGGTCGCCACCCTCCTCAACCTCTCCCGCTCCCTCCTcaaccgcgtcgccgccgcccgcgcggccCGTGGAGACGACTTTGCGGCGTCCCGCGCGCGCAGGATCGcctcccatctctccctcttctcatCCCGCGGCGCGTGGGCACTCTCTTGGGACTACCTCCGCCACTACGCCTTCTCGTCGGCTGCCGGGTGCGGCCTctcctgcgccaccgccgctgctcgcctcctcgctgctgctgcggagGTCTCGCGCCTGCATTCCGACACCGACGCCGCCCAGTGGCTGCGCCGCAATTACGGGGACGTCCGCGACGCGGCCGCGCAGCTCCTCAACGGTCTCCTTGTTGCCTTCTCCGAGCAG GGGCCTTTACGAGAGGTGGTGATGGATGTGAAGTGGGAAGTGGAGGAAGGGGAGCTGCTGAAGGATTGCCTCAAGGTGGGAGCTAAGGACTTGGAGGGGTTGCTTGTCATTGCCAAAGATCTCTTATTTGGGGCCACAAGGACTTCTTCGCGCCACAACGAACTTTGA